One genomic region from Euleptes europaea isolate rEulEur1 chromosome 6, rEulEur1.hap1, whole genome shotgun sequence encodes:
- the TMEM258 gene encoding transmembrane protein 258, which produces MSRYTSPVNPAVFPHLTVVLLAIGMFFTAWFFVYEVTSTKYTRDIYKELLISLVASLFMGFGVLFLLLWVGIYV; this is translated from the exons ATGAGCAGATACACCAGTCCGGTGAATCCAGCCGTGTTCCCCCACCTCACTGTGGTGCTCTTGGCCATCGGCATGTTCTTTACCGCTTGGTTCTTCGT CTATGAAGTGACCTCCACCAAGTACACTCGGGACATCTACAAGGAACTTCTCATTTCTCTGGTGGCTTCCCTGTTCATGGGGTTTGGCGTACTCTTCCTACTACTGTGGGTTGGTATCTATGTGTGA